The sequence below is a genomic window from Rhizobium sp. NXC14.
AGGAGGCTGAAAGACTTAGACCCGTTTGCGGCGAAAATGAAGCGCGCCGCCGCCGATTTGAAACCGGCCGGCGCCATGCCCGACCGGTTTCAGCATCACGCCTCAGGCCGCGATGGGCAGCCTGAGCAGGATCGACTTGTGCTTTTCCAGGAATTCCAACAGCCGCTGCGGATAATCCTCGCCGACGGCGTCTTTCACGCTCCGCCGTTCGCCGAGCGCGCTCCGCCAGCGCGTCACCCGCTCGAGCCCCTCGAAGATGCCGCTATCCCCCAGCCTGTCGAAAACATCGAAATACCGAAAGATCGGCGCGAAGACGGCGTCGACGAGGCTGAAGCTGCTGCCGGAAAAATAAGGTCCATCCGCGAGCGCTCCTTCGAGCGTCGTGAACTTGGCGATCAGCGCCTTGCGCTTGGCCTCCAGCTGTTCCACCTCCGTGGCCGTTTCATAGCCCCAGAGATCGGAAAGCACGGACGAGCCGAACTCCATCCAGCCGCGATGGCGGGCGCGGGCAAGTGGATCGGCAGGATGCAGGGCAGGTCCCGCCTGCGTCTCCTCCAGATATTCGCAGATGACGCTGCTTTCGAAGAGGACGGCCTCGCTGCCATCCTCTTCCTCGATCCTCAGCAGCGGCACCTTGCCGAGCGGCGAGATCTGCAGGAACCAGTCCGGCTTGTTGGCAAGGTCGATGTTGACGCGCTCGAAGGGAACATCCTTTTCGTAAAGCGCGATGGCGGCGCGTTGCACATAGGGGCAGAGATGGTGGCTGATGAGGGTAAGCCTGCTCATGAACGTCTCCTCGCAGTTCCAATGGATGCATTTGCATATAATAGTGCTTGCGGCTTTGCGCAAGATAAATGTATCTGCATCTATCATGGAAAAGACGCCGAAGCCGAGCGAAACCGCCACCTCTGCCTGGACCAGCATCATGCGCGCTCGCGAACGGCTGCTCGCCGCGATCGAAGCCGATCTGAAAGCGGCCGGCATGCCGCCGCTTGCCTGGTATGACGTGCTGTGGGAACTGGCGCGCGCGAACGACGGCAAGCTGCGGCCCTACGAGATAGAGGAGCGGACATTGCTGGCCCAGTATAATCTTTCCCGGCTGATCGACCGGCTGGAAAGAGAGGGCTTGGTCCGGCGTGAGGTCTTCGCCGAGGATGGCCGCGGGCGCTGGGTTCTGATTACCGACGCCGGCCGAACGCTTCGCGCGCGGATGTGGACTGTCTACGCCGCCGCGATCGAGACCCATGTCGGCAGCAAGCTTGCCGAAGACGAGGCGAAGGCGATTTCCGGTCTGCTCGCTCGTTTCCTCTGATCAGGCGACCAATGGCGCGCCGACGGCTTTTACCACCTTCAGTGCATCCTTCGGATCAAGCCGCACCTGCAGTCCGCGCTGTCCGCCATTGATATAGACGAGCGGCTCGGCGAGAGCGATCTCCTCGATTGCCGTCGGCACGGTCTTCCTCTGGCCGAAGGGGCTGATGCCGCCGACATGGTAGCCCGTCAGCCGTTCGGCATCGGCAGGCTTCATCATATTGGCGGATTTGCCGCGAAAGGCGCTGGCGAGTTTCTTCATGCTGACTTCGCGATCCGACGGCACGACAACGCAGACGGGCTTGCCGTCCACCTCCGCCATCAGCGTTTTCAGCACGCGCTGCGGCGCCTCGCCTAAGGCTTCCGCCGCCTGCAGCCCGACACGCTCCGCGCCCGGATCATAATCATAGCTGTGAATGGTAAAGGTGACACCCGCCTGGGAGAGAACCTGTGTCGCGCGCGTGGTCTTGGACATTGCTCAGCGCCCGAACAGATCCGAATAATTCTCCGGCCTGAAGCCGATCAAGAGCTTGCCTTCCGCCTCCAGCACCGGCCGCTTGATCATCGACGGCTGGTCGAGCATCAGCGCGATCGCCTTCTCCCGGCTCAGGTTCTCGCGCTCGGCATCGGGCAGTTTTCGAAAGGTGGTGCCGGCGCGGTTGAGCACCGTATCGAGGCCGGCTTCATCGATCCAGGCTTCGAGATGGGCGCGGTCGATGCCGAGTGCCTTGTAATCGTGAAACTCATAATCGACGCCGTGTTCTTCCAGCCAACTACGGGCTTTCTTCATCGTGTCGCAATTCTTGATGCCATAGATGGTGACGGCCATGCCCGATCGATCTCCCTGTGATGGCAACGGGGATAGCATGCGCGACAGCCGGCGCAAATGCCGCCCGGGCATTTGTCCCGGGCAGCGCCTGCTCAACTCTCCAGCGTTCCGGCCTTGCGTGTGGCCTTGCTCGGCCTGGCGCAGACGATCTTCATCAGGTCGCCGCGCCGGCGCACCAGCCGATCCGAGGTTCGGGTCAGGACCAGCCCATCCTGCGGCGCATGCAGGTCGATGCTGCCGTCAGGCTGACCCGGCCGGGTGACGATCGTCGCCAGAAGTTCGCCCTCTGCAATTCTGTCACCGATCGTGCGATGGAAGAGCACGGCGCCGCCCACGGGAGCGCGGATGATCTCCACATTGTTGAGCGGCACGGCGGGGCCGACAAACATGGCCGGCGCCATTCTGTCGTCGCTCACGATCCCCCGTGCCGCGAGAAAACGCCAGAGCCCGTCCGCATCCCGCTTCGCCAGCAGCGGATCGACGTCGCGCTTGCCGCGTAGCTCGACGGTGACCGAAAGCTTGCCCGGCAGCCGGGATTGTCGTTCGCCGGGAACCGCATATTTCCATGCAAAACCGACGGCCTCCTCGAAGGCCGAGCTTTCGCCATCCGAAAGCAGCACGGCCTCCATGTCGAGGGCGGCGGCAAGGTCGGCCGCCTCCGGCCAGAAGGCCTCATCGATATAGGCATATTGCAGTGATTCGTCGTCGCAGTGCAGATCGAGGACGAGGTCGGCCCCGAGCGCCATGTGCAAAAGCCGCCGCTTCAGCTGGTCGGTAGCCGGATAATCATTGAAATCTTCCGTCAGCATTGCCCGATCGGTGACGCTTATCAGCGGAAAATCCCGGTTGAAATTGGTGCGGGAACCGAGATCGAAGCGACCCTGCAATTCGCCGAAATGCGATTGCGCCGCGCCGATGGGGTTGGCCTGCGGTACGATGGTGATGTCGCCTGCGACCGCGCCTTCGCTTTCCGCCCGACGCAGCCGCTCCGAGAGGAAATGCAGGAGCGCCGTTCCCGGCAGCTCACCGGCGTGAAGCGCCGCCTGAATGTAGGCCTTCGGCGCCTTCGGATCACGGCCAGCAAAACGCAGCACCGGCAGCCGCCACGCCGTTCCCGGCGTATCGCCTGGGATGATGACCTCCGAAACGTCCATGCTGTCCTTGCTCCGCATTCACCAGCCCGACCAGCTTTATGCGCTGAAAACCGGCGAGCGCAAGCCTCACCGCCACCCTTGCCTCACCGAGGCACGAAGAAAAGCAGGTTGCCGCTATGATTGATCTTGCCTCGCCGTCGAGGTGATGCACGAAACATCAAGAGTGCCTGCTTAATCGGCTTCCAAGCTTTTAGGAACAA
It includes:
- the ybaK gene encoding Cys-tRNA(Pro) deacylase, with the protein product MSKTTRATQVLSQAGVTFTIHSYDYDPGAERVGLQAAEALGEAPQRVLKTLMAEVDGKPVCVVVPSDREVSMKKLASAFRGKSANMMKPADAERLTGYHVGGISPFGQRKTVPTAIEEIALAEPLVYINGGQRGLQVRLDPKDALKVVKAVGAPLVA
- a CDS encoding helix-turn-helix domain-containing protein → MMEKTPKPSETATSAWTSIMRARERLLAAIEADLKAAGMPPLAWYDVLWELARANDGKLRPYEIEERTLLAQYNLSRLIDRLEREGLVRREVFAEDGRGRWVLITDAGRTLRARMWTVYAAAIETHVGSKLAEDEAKAISGLLARFL
- a CDS encoding glutathione S-transferase family protein; the encoded protein is MSRLTLISHHLCPYVQRAAIALYEKDVPFERVNIDLANKPDWFLQISPLGKVPLLRIEEEDGSEAVLFESSVICEYLEETQAGPALHPADPLARARHRGWMEFGSSVLSDLWGYETATEVEQLEAKRKALIAKFTTLEGALADGPYFSGSSFSLVDAVFAPIFRYFDVFDRLGDSGIFEGLERVTRWRSALGERRSVKDAVGEDYPQRLLEFLEKHKSILLRLPIAA
- a CDS encoding ArsC family reductase, whose product is MAVTIYGIKNCDTMKKARSWLEEHGVDYEFHDYKALGIDRAHLEAWIDEAGLDTVLNRAGTTFRKLPDAERENLSREKAIALMLDQPSMIKRPVLEAEGKLLIGFRPENYSDLFGR
- a CDS encoding succinylglutamate desuccinylase/aspartoacylase family protein gives rise to the protein MDVSEVIIPGDTPGTAWRLPVLRFAGRDPKAPKAYIQAALHAGELPGTALLHFLSERLRRAESEGAVAGDITIVPQANPIGAAQSHFGELQGRFDLGSRTNFNRDFPLISVTDRAMLTEDFNDYPATDQLKRRLLHMALGADLVLDLHCDDESLQYAYIDEAFWPEAADLAAALDMEAVLLSDGESSAFEEAVGFAWKYAVPGERQSRLPGKLSVTVELRGKRDVDPLLAKRDADGLWRFLAARGIVSDDRMAPAMFVGPAVPLNNVEIIRAPVGGAVLFHRTIGDRIAEGELLATIVTRPGQPDGSIDLHAPQDGLVLTRTSDRLVRRRGDLMKIVCARPSKATRKAGTLES